GCTCCGCCAATCGATTGCACAGACGCTTCTTCACCGGTCACCCGGTTATAAACGGAAAGCAGTGTCGTAACAAAGGGGTGATCCTTCTCCAGGTGAATAGCGGGAAGGTGATCATAAATACGCAATATCCCTTCGTGCCTCCGAGCAGCTTCTTCCAATTTCCCGACGATTTTCTCATAATTTCCTGTCACCGGGTACCTGAGATTGAATCCAACTTGACATGCTTGACTTTCCCATTGAATAGACCCCAGATTACTGGTCAAGGCACCGGAAGCTTCATCCGACTGGGACACTCCCAGTCCTTCTCCATTTGTTGCATGGAATGTGCTGTGCAGGTAGTCGATCAATTGACGTTGAATTTCCGGCAGCTCTTCCGTCTGCAGAAAAGCCAGGAGACGGATGATGGCATTATTCCCTGTTTCCGGTCTGCTGGCATGGGCAGCTTGTCCATAGAGGGTCAAATGTATATCGTCCCCGCCCTGCTCTACTTTCCCCTCCAACGTTTGATCTTCCAAATAACGCTGGAACCGATCGGCCACCTCTTTCTCTGCCTTTACGCGCACAACTGCGTCCTCAGGTACCATATTTAATCGGTCGCCTCCTGTCAAGGAGACTATTTTTACAGCAGCACTTGATTCTCCTTCATGCACCGGGATTGTCAAATAAGCATCAAGCAGCCCTTTCTCTGCGTGAATGACAGGAAAAGATGCATCCGGAGTAAAACCTGTTCCGGGCATCTCTTCTTTCTTGAAATAGTGGGTAATTCCCTGCCAATCCCTTTCTTCATCCGTACCGAGAATGAGCCGTATCCGCTTATTTGGTTCAAAGCCTTTATCCTTAAGCATCTTCATGGCGATATAGGCGGCCATGACGGGACCTTTGTCATCCTGGGCTCCCCTGGCGTACAGATTTCCGTCTTTCACTACAGGGTTGAACGGTTCTGTGGACCAGCCTTCTCCGGCAGGAACGACATCCAGATGACCTAATATTCCTATTAACTCTTCCCCGTGCCCGAACTCTATATGACCTGCCTGGCCATCTACTTGTTTTGTCGCAAAACCATCCTGCTCTGCAATTTCCAGCATTTTCTGAAGTGCATCGTTGATCGGTTTTCCATACGGATATTCTTCACTCTCTTCATAGACACTCGGAATCGCCAACAGTTGTTTGGCCTTTTCAATAAACTCCTGCTCGTACGTTTCGCTCCATAATTTGAAATCCATACTTATTCCCCTTTTGTAATGATGTGATTATATGTTTTTTTGTCGCAGACTACATAGAGTTCAGCATCTTCCGGCAGTTCCTGCTCCAGCTTACGGTTAATTGCCAGGTCGTTTCTATCTGCAATCAGGGTTGCCCCTTCATTAAGCAAAGCTTCAAATGCATCGCGGTACTTTTTCCAATTGGAACGGACAGGCACATGAAACAAATCTTCGCCTACAGACCTTCGGAGCAATTGTCCATATATACCCGTCACCCCTTTGCGAAAAGCTGAACGTACAGCGAGAGAAGAAATCATTTCGTTTGACACGATGAACTCATCGACGTCCGCGTGTTTGAAATTAGGGATGTGTTTTTCATCCATCACTTCCACAATGGTATGGACGTGGGTGGATATCGATTCGATGGAAGAAGCGATCAGGAGCGTCTTCCCGTCTGCGGTTTGCTTGTCAGCCTGTTCATCAGCAAAGACAATGACGGCTTTGGCATAAGGAACATTGGCTTTCTGCAGTGTTGCAAGATCCGAAGCGTCCCCTTTTATGTAATGAATGTTCTCCGCGAGAACAGGTGCTGCGTTCAGTTGATCAATGAGGACGATCTCACATATTTCATCCGTATCCAGCATCTCTTTGACGGCATATTTTGCTTTTGAAGACCAACCGATAATGACGAAATGTCCCTTTTCTTTATACACAATATTCCCCTCCAAACGTTTTTTTCTGAAAACAGCAAGGCCGTCGATTATTTTTCCAATAACAATACCGATAAGTCCAATTCCGATCACATATAATAGGATAGCGATAAGTCTACCCGCGACAGTCACCGGATAAAAGTCACCGTAACCTACTGTCGTCACCGTTGTCATTACCCACCAGAAACCATCAAATAATGTCGGAAAGGTATCACTTTCCACAAGAACGATTAGAATGGTAGATAAGATAATGAGCAGGGCACTCGCACCAAACAATATGTAATTATTAATATGAACCATTTTCCTAAAGAACTTTCTTAACAGATACATCAAGCTTTCCTCCTATCTTAAATGTTCTGTAAATCCTTGTGAACGAAAGGTTAAGAAACGATTTATCGCTGGAACATTCGCATTTATTGTTGTAAAATGTAAACAAGTTCAGAGATTCACTAGCACCACAAGTTCCATAAAAACGAATAAGGAGTGGTTTTTTGAATCAACCATCATCCCGCATGCTCAACCGTATCAAGGCTGTCTACCTTTACATTAGAGACAGAGGTACAGTTACGACAAATGAGTTAGCAGATGAGTTCGGTATAACCGATCGTACGATGCAAAGAGACCTGAGCGTTTTGGAATACAACGGATTAGTTTCTAGTCCTCACCGTGGAAAGTGGACAATCACTGAAAAGAGAGTTAAAATATCCTGAACATAAAATGACTATATAGATGACACCCGGAAACTGGTTTCCGGGTGTTTTTTTGAATTACTTATTAATTTTGCTTCGTAATGTTCTGCAGATAATGGATCTCTTCCTCTGTCAGCTCCCGGTACTCACCGAGCTCCAGTTCTTCATCGAGAGCAAGTTCCCCCATGCGTATCCGCTTCAAATAAGTCACTTTCTTACCAACGGATTCGAACATCCTTTTCACTTGATGGAATTTCCCCTCCGTAATCGTCAGTTCGATTTCAGAAGTTGGACCGGCTGTGATAATGTTCAACTCGCCGGGTTTCGTATGGTATCCATCATCAAGTAGAACACCTTGGGCGAACTTACGGACATCCTCATCCGTCACTTCCCCTTCTATCACGGCGAAGTACGTTTTCCCTACGTCTTTCTTCGGTGAAGTAAGACGGTGGTTCAAATGCCCATCGTTAGTGATGAGCAAGAGGCCTTCCGTGTCTTTATCCAGGCGACCTACAGGAAACGGATCGAATACTTGATCCTCCGGCTGGAGAATATCGATCACAGTCATATCATGAGCATCTTCCGTAGCCGATATAAGGTCCCCCGGCTTGTTCATCATCAAATAGATGAATTCCCGGTATTCCACAGGCTCTCCCATGACCGTCACCTGGTCTATATCAGGATCGACGTGTGCTTTCGGGCTTTTCTCGGGCTCCCCGTTCACGCGTACATTCGATCCTTTCAAAAGCGCCTTGACCTCTTTTCTCGTTCCGTATCCCATGTTCGCCAGCAATTTATCAATTCTCACGTAAAAACTCCTTCTTACCTGCGTTTTAGAAATTTATCAAGGAAGCGGACTCTGCCCCCAAGAATTCGTTCGAGCAATGTTGTTTTATAAGCCATCCACAAATATGCGATACCACCGATGCCTATACTGAAGAGTAAGACGATCATCGCATGCAGTCTGTTTTCCGTAGGATCAAGAAACAGACTGAACAGCCATTTCACAGCGATCACCACGAAAGCCATAAGCACTGTTAAAATCAGCACCAGCAGCGTCCGTTTAAACAGCTGACGAAAGTCGAATTCTATCGTCGTGAAAATACGCCAGAAGTTTAGAACGACAGCGGCAGCAACGCCGATGCCTGTTGCTACGATGGCACCTTTTGCGCCCATCAGCTGGATGAGCCACCAGTTTAAGGCGATTTTCAGCATAATGCCTGTTCCAAGACTGACGACCGCGAAATTCTGCTTATTAATTCCCTGCAGAATGGATGAAGTGACCGTGTAAAGTGCCAGGAACAGTCCAACAGGAGCATACCAGCGAAGCAAGTCTCCGCGATAGGTAACCTCATCAACGCCGTAAAATGTCCCGTATGCTTCCAATGCTACGACGGAAAGCCCGACAACAGCAGGGATGATCAACAAAGCGACGATCTGTAATGCCTGATTGATCTGATGATTTAACCGGTTCATTTCATTTTTAGTAAACGCCTGGGTGATGGCGGGCAAGAGAGCAAGGGACAAGCCAAGACCAAGCGTCACCGGAATCATGATCAGCTTATGACTAAGGAAGTTTATTATAGAGAATGCATTATTGTATGCTTCTCCAGAAGCCCGGATCGCCTTCTCCATCGTAAACTGGTCGACTAGCTGATAAAGTGGTGTCGCGATACCGACAAGAATAAACGGTCCCGCATAACTAAATAATTCTTTGAACATTTCTTTATTGGACAAGCCGCTTGTGTACTCCTGCGCTTCCAGCTGGCGGTCCAAATACGGCTTACGCTTCCTCCAGTAGAGATACAGCACAAGGCAGGACGCAAGACCACCAATGAATGCAGCGAAAGTAGCGAAGCCGACGGCTCTAGGCATCGGACCCTGCATCAGCTGCATAATAACAAAGACAGAGCCGAGCAGGAAGACAATCCGTACAATCTGCTCGACCACCTGTGATACGGCCGTCGGTGCCATGGATTCATATCCTTGGAAGAACCCTCTGGTAATACTCATCGGTGGAATGACTAACAGAGCAAAACTGACCATTTGAATGACCATAGTAGCCTGGCCAAGTCTCTCTGACTCTTCTCCGATGGTCCATACAGCGACTTGTTCAGCCGAGAAGAACAACATGAGGAAAGCCAGGACACCGGTAATGGACATAAGCGTCATTCCGGCTTTCAGCATTCTTCTTCCCGTTTCATAATCACCTAACGAATTGTATTTAGAAACAAATTTAGAAACGGCGACAGGAACGCCCATACTTGATAAACTAAGAAGGATACTGTAAGGGACATAAGCGATGGAAAACAAGTCGGTCCCTTCCGTACCTACCATATTTTCAAACGGGACGGTATAGATCATACCAAGAAACTTCGATAAGAATGTTCCTGCTGTCAACAAAATGGTACCTTTAAGAATCTTCGACATAATTACCTTTTCACCTTCAATTTTATTGTAGAATCGACCTCATCTATTTTATCATAGATAATGGACAAACAAGGAATGATTGAACAAAAGAAAGGAAGACATTCATGAGTTATCAAGTTACCGTCATCGGCGGAGGACCATCTGGGCTGATGGCGGCTATCGCTGCAGCTGAACAGGGTGTGAAAACACTTTTGATCGATAAGGGAAGAAAACTGGGCACGAAGCTTGCTATATCCGGAGGAGGACGCTGTAATGTTACGAACCGGCTTCCGGAAGAAGAAGTGATTAAGCATATTCCGGGAAATGGAAAATTCTTATACAGTCCTTTTTCCGTCTTTAACAATCACGATATCATCGATTTTTTTGAAGGCTTAGGAGTAGCATTAAAAGAAGAAGATCACGGACGGATGTTTCCTGTAAGTAATAAAGCCAAGGATGTCGTCCAGGCATTATTGAACAGATTGGACGAGTTGGGCGTGGAAGTACGTAAAGAAACACCTGTGGAGGCCATCCATTATGGGGAAGAATCTCATCAAGTTCTTTTGAAATCCAAAGAAAAGATTGAAACAAAGGGACTGATCCTTGCTGTAGGTGGAAAAGCTGTCCCGCATACCGGTTCCACAGGGGACGGATACGCATGGGCGAAGAAAGCCGGCCACACCATTACGACTCTGTTCCCGACCGAAGTCCCTTTACTATCCAAGGATGCTTTTATTAAATCAAAAACACTTCAAGGATTATCGCTAAGAGACCCGGCCGTCTCCGTTCTCAATAGCAAAGGAAAGAACATCGTTACTCACAAAATGGATATGCTCTTTACCCATTTCGGCATTTCCGGGCCGGCAGTTCTTAGGTGCTCCCAATATGTAGTCAAAGAATTAATGAAAGGGAACAAATCCGTTACGGTTGAAATTGACGCGCTCCCGGAAGAAAAAGAAGAACAAATCATTCAACAGCTTCAGAAGGAAACGAAAGATCAGGCAAAGAAAACCTTCCGAAATGTTGTAAAAGGGATGGTACCGGAGCGATTCCTTGATTATGTTATGGCTCAGGCGGACATCTCTCAAGAAGAAAAAGCCGCAAATATATCGAACCAGCAGCTTCGTTCCTTTGTCGGGTTGCTGAAGCATTTTCAAGTAAATGTTTATGATTCCCAGCCATTAGAGAAGGCATTTGTTACAGGTGGTGGAGTATCCATTAAAGAAATTGTCCCTAACACGATGCAGTCCAAACTTATGCATGGTTTGTATTTCTGCGGGGAAATCTTAGATATCCACGGCTATACAGGGGGATACAACATAACGTCTGCAATGGTTACAGGCCGTGTAGCGGGCATGCACGCCGCCTGGGAAGCAATGGGTTCATAAAAAATCGCGGAAAGGCACTATAAGCCTTTCCGCGATTTTCTTTGATTATATTCTTTTTCACGGCCTAATTCCTTATTGATAAGCTCCTGCATACCATCCCTGTCCTCTTTCTCAACCACAGGGTCACGTTCATCCCAATCTACTATATAGACGATATAGAATCTGCGTATTCTTCTGAAATATACCGTTGAGTTTGGAAATCGATCAAAGTAGCCGCGAACCATCTTTCTTCCGGAATAGCTCCATCTTACTAAATTGATAATTACCCCTCCGAACGTACATTCTCATCCAGAATTATACCGCGTTTCTGCGAGGTCATCAACCGTCACCAAATAAATACTAATCCCATGTATGCAAAAAGCACACCACTAACCAAATAGAGATACCCGTAAGCCTTTAATCGATCAAGCCTTGTTGTTACTCCAAATACACCAAGAATACACAACCAAATCGTTATAACAATAAATAGAAGGTGCTGCGATTCACTTATTGATTTTTGTTGTGAGAGAAGATAAAAACCGATGGGGATGAGAACCAATGCCCATAAATACTTCCAATTCCAATAGGTATTTCTTTTCCGCTCTAATTGTACCACTGGTCACACTCCCTGTTCTTCCATTATTTTTTCCTTTATTGTACCACATATATCCAACGTTTCTAGTCCATGCAGGATGGGAGGTTATCAATGACGGTAGAATGAAAGCATATTACAGGAATTATGAAAATAGCAAACAAAAAAAGTTTGCAACAGAAATACTGCTGCAAACTTTTAAGTGATGTGGCGACGTCCTACTCTCACGGGGATCTACCCGACTACC
This sequence is a window from Bacillus sp. SB49. Protein-coding genes within it:
- a CDS encoding potassium channel family protein is translated as MYLLRKFFRKMVHINNYILFGASALLIILSTILIVLVESDTFPTLFDGFWWVMTTVTTVGYGDFYPVTVAGRLIAILLYVIGIGLIGIVIGKIIDGLAVFRKKRLEGNIVYKEKGHFVIIGWSSKAKYAVKEMLDTDEICEIVLIDQLNAAPVLAENIHYIKGDASDLATLQKANVPYAKAVIVFADEQADKQTADGKTLLIASSIESISTHVHTIVEVMDEKHIPNFKHADVDEFIVSNEMISSLAVRSAFRKGVTGIYGQLLRRSVGEDLFHVPVRSNWKKYRDAFEALLNEGATLIADRNDLAINRKLEQELPEDAELYVVCDKKTYNHIITKGE
- a CDS encoding NAD(P)/FAD-dependent oxidoreductase; the encoded protein is MSYQVTVIGGGPSGLMAAIAAAEQGVKTLLIDKGRKLGTKLAISGGGRCNVTNRLPEEEVIKHIPGNGKFLYSPFSVFNNHDIIDFFEGLGVALKEEDHGRMFPVSNKAKDVVQALLNRLDELGVEVRKETPVEAIHYGEESHQVLLKSKEKIETKGLILAVGGKAVPHTGSTGDGYAWAKKAGHTITTLFPTEVPLLSKDAFIKSKTLQGLSLRDPAVSVLNSKGKNIVTHKMDMLFTHFGISGPAVLRCSQYVVKELMKGNKSVTVEIDALPEEKEEQIIQQLQKETKDQAKKTFRNVVKGMVPERFLDYVMAQADISQEEKAANISNQQLRSFVGLLKHFQVNVYDSQPLEKAFVTGGGVSIKEIVPNTMQSKLMHGLYFCGEILDIHGYTGGYNITSAMVTGRVAGMHAAWEAMGS
- a CDS encoding pseudouridine synthase, yielding MRIDKLLANMGYGTRKEVKALLKGSNVRVNGEPEKSPKAHVDPDIDQVTVMGEPVEYREFIYLMMNKPGDLISATEDAHDMTVIDILQPEDQVFDPFPVGRLDKDTEGLLLITNDGHLNHRLTSPKKDVGKTYFAVIEGEVTDEDVRKFAQGVLLDDGYHTKPGELNIITAGPTSEIELTITEGKFHQVKRMFESVGKKVTYLKRIRMGELALDEELELGEYRELTEEEIHYLQNITKQN
- the pepV gene encoding dipeptidase PepV, with the translated sequence MDFKLWSETYEQEFIEKAKQLLAIPSVYEESEEYPYGKPINDALQKMLEIAEQDGFATKQVDGQAGHIEFGHGEELIGILGHLDVVPAGEGWSTEPFNPVVKDGNLYARGAQDDKGPVMAAYIAMKMLKDKGFEPNKRIRLILGTDEERDWQGITHYFKKEEMPGTGFTPDASFPVIHAEKGLLDAYLTIPVHEGESSAAVKIVSLTGGDRLNMVPEDAVVRVKAEKEVADRFQRYLEDQTLEGKVEQGGDDIHLTLYGQAAHASRPETGNNAIIRLLAFLQTEELPEIQRQLIDYLHSTFHATNGEGLGVSQSDEASGALTSNLGSIQWESQACQVGFNLRYPVTGNYEKIVGKLEEAARRHEGILRIYDHLPAIHLEKDHPFVTTLLSVYNRVTGEEASVQSIGGATYARTMESAVAFGAMFHDSPDTAHQKDEHVRIADMVRAMEIYAASLYELTK
- a CDS encoding putative polysaccharide biosynthesis protein — translated: MSKILKGTILLTAGTFLSKFLGMIYTVPFENMVGTEGTDLFSIAYVPYSILLSLSSMGVPVAVSKFVSKYNSLGDYETGRRMLKAGMTLMSITGVLAFLMLFFSAEQVAVWTIGEESERLGQATMVIQMVSFALLVIPPMSITRGFFQGYESMAPTAVSQVVEQIVRIVFLLGSVFVIMQLMQGPMPRAVGFATFAAFIGGLASCLVLYLYWRKRKPYLDRQLEAQEYTSGLSNKEMFKELFSYAGPFILVGIATPLYQLVDQFTMEKAIRASGEAYNNAFSIINFLSHKLIMIPVTLGLGLSLALLPAITQAFTKNEMNRLNHQINQALQIVALLIIPAVVGLSVVALEAYGTFYGVDEVTYRGDLLRWYAPVGLFLALYTVTSSILQGINKQNFAVVSLGTGIMLKIALNWWLIQLMGAKGAIVATGIGVAAAVVLNFWRIFTTIEFDFRQLFKRTLLVLILTVLMAFVVIAVKWLFSLFLDPTENRLHAMIVLLFSIGIGGIAYLWMAYKTTLLERILGGRVRFLDKFLKRR
- a CDS encoding DeoR family transcriptional regulator, which translates into the protein MNQPSSRMLNRIKAVYLYIRDRGTVTTNELADEFGITDRTMQRDLSVLEYNGLVSSPHRGKWTITEKRVKIS